TTAGATAGGCATTTTGCCTATCTCTTAGGCATCAGAGGTAGTCAAGAAGTTAGAGAGGTGTGCCAGAAACTGGAGGGTTGCAAGTTAGGAGCCCAGGTCTGAGGGGAAAATCAACCCAAGGTGATTGATGCACATGGTGTGTCCCTTCCCGCTCTCTTTCCTCACTCTTAACCTTTTATCTAATCATCTCTCCTTCAGGAAGATGATGGACTCGGGGCAGCTAGACTTCTATGAACACAACACTTTGTGCACCAACACGTGTCGTAGCACCAAGTTTGACCTGCTGATCAACAACACGCGCTTCCCTCCTGACGGCAGCGGCCTCACCACACCCACCTCCTCACAAGGTGAGACCAGACACGCCCCTCCCCGGGGTCTGTTAAGAGCTCAGGTTGTCTGTGGCAAAACTATTTAGAAGTTTGTCAGTTATTTTTTTGTCTGGCAGTTATTTTTGGTAAATAACCTTTTAATCCTATTTTCTCCCATTTACCTCCTTTTGAATTTGTGATATTCTAAGGCATGTCAATTAACTTTACATTTTcattggtgtatatatatatatatatatatataacacacatTTGGAATACATTATCAGTCAATAAGCATGCAGGACCTGAACCATCTGTTTTATGTTGTGTATTGAACATTGTAAGTAGTGGAGCTAACCATGTCTCTCCCCTTTTTGGACATGTAGCCCAGGTGGTGATTGGTAATGGTGGCCATGTTGCCATGACAACAGAGGAGAGGTCAGAGGTTCTGACCGGAACAGTGGATTGGAGTTCTGGGGCCGTGGCAGTGGAGACAACAGAGAAGAAGGAAACCAGTGAGATATCAGGTGAGTTCTTCACCTAAACTGTTCCCACTCGTGACtgtttactgtatttatactctCAACTCTGAAGTCAAATAGTTGTCTGGGCATTGGTCTTGTATTAATCTTAGCTTCATACCTGGGTTAAATGCACTATGTCAAGTACTTGCTGTTGAGTACGATTGGTTTAGCTCGCACGGTAAAAATAAATCCAATAGAATAATCACCAAAGTGCAAACTTCACCGACCCTACATGCCGGTCAAGCTAAACCAACCACATCTCAAGTATGTTACACGTATTTGACTAGGTCTGCTTGGCATGCAACTGGATGAATTCTTCCTCACCTCTCTCACATAAATGTGACTCAAATTGCATATATCCTACTTTGAATTTGAACTCTGCTGTGTCCTTTATGTTACCCCAGAGGAGacattgaacttctggagaggCATAGCTGATGTAGGCCTGATGGGGGAGGTGGTGGACAACATCAGGACAGAGCTGCTGGAGATGCTGAGAGGAGTGCAGTTACGCAGCGAGCAGGCTGCCATGCAGGACGCTGGTAGGTACTGGCACATAGGACACATGAGATCGGGTACAGGGTACAGGTCATGGATGCTGAGAAGAGTGCAGCTACCCAGCAAGCAGGCTGCCATGCAAGACATAGGTGTGGGTACTGGTACCTAGTCCTAGGACAGAGGGGATAGGGCACAGGTCAATTCTAAGGATATATGCATGGTGCCACACAGGTGCAATGTTGGTTTCTGTTGATCAAGTCAGGGGATGAAATAAAATGAGAAGTAATGTTGACTTCTCAGGAGTAACATAAGGAAAAGACTAGATTATGGGGGCAACCAAAAAATAAGGTACACATATGTCTTGTTGAAACACATTTCATGtctttgattaattgattgactgATGGATGTGTTATTACTGACCATGTGATTGATTACCCACTGATGGACCTCAGATTCCTGTCTGGTAGAGGTGGCAGTGTTGAGTAACCTGGCCCAGGTGTTCGGCCTGCTGGACTCGGTCAAACACATCCTGAGCGTAAGGAGAGAACAGACTGACCCTGGAGAGGAGCAGGTCCTTAGCACACTGACCAGTGAGTAATGATCAATTCACTTTTCAATTCAGTAACTTCAGGCAAAGATATGTAGCCTATGATGTTTTGGAGAATTTAACTTTTAGTCATTTAATGTGAATGGTCAGGAACAAAAAATGTAATCGAAAGGgaaagtcagttgtacaactgaatgcattcaactgaaatgtataTTCCGCATTTAAATCTACATTTGATTGCAAAGATACACCTGTATTGGATATGGCCTCAAACTAAAAGTATTCACTTGCTAATTGACACGGTTGATTACTGTAGAGCACCATCTGAGTCATGTCTaacctctgacctgatctccacAGACCTGGAGATGCAGCTGGAGGAACAGAGACGACAGCAGCACGTCAGGGCTCAGCTCTGCCACCCTCAGCCCCTCAACAACATCAGCCACACACCAGGAGGCAAACCCACCAAGCCCAAGGCCAAACGCCCCCGCCTGCAGCGGCCAGCCTCCACCaccaccctcacctcctccccctcccagccCCAGACAGCCACCCTGCAGCCCCAGCAGTTCACTATCCTCTCCCCCATTTCATTCTCCTCCATGGGCCAGCCCTTCTCCCTGTCAGGCCTCCCAATGGCCACGCTGGGTCAACAGAACAACACAGTAACCCTTCACACTCTGCCCGCCGGCTCTCAGACCTTCACCCGATACATCACCACCATGGTGGGGGCCGACGGCAAGACGGAGACCCTGACGCTGCACCCTTCCCAGGGGCTGACGCTAGTGGGCACCACCCTCCAGGACCCCAGTCAGCTGGGAGGAACCATGATGAGTCCTGTGGAGCTGGTCCAACTCACCCAGGGAGGGGTGACCGACGGTGGGGAGATGATGGTGGAGCAGCCCATGGGCCAGGTTGTGGAGATGGGGATGGTACAGGAGGGATTGGTGGAGGGGGTTGAGGACAAGAGCCAGGCACACACCACCGTGATTGAGATCGACCCCGCGCCGGGAGACCATGACCAGACCATGGGGGCGGTGATGGAGTTACAGCTGGCccaagaaggagaggcagaggctGGGGAGGAGGACTCTGCCGTAGTGGTCCATGCTGGGATGGAGGTGACCATGGTCtcggagggggagggaggggaggagatggtgaTGCAGGGGGAGTCGGAAGATGCCCAGGGGGAGGTGCTTGAGGCTGGGCAGCAGAGCCAggtagagggggtacagctggatgCTAATGGGCAGATCTCAGGCCTAAGGATAATGGTGATCGAGGAGGAGACTCAGGAAGAGGACAAGGACAAATGATCCAGCTCAGCTCTGCAGACAAAGACAATACCCTCTCTTCCCCCTGGAGCCATGTCCGACAGTAGGGATGGGactagcctgttcccagatctgtttgtgctgtcttgccatctTGCTGTGACAATTATCGTAGGAGCTGGCAAGATGGAACAAAAAGATCTGGGACCAGAGTAGGGATGGACTCATGGACAGAACATCAAAGAGAATACGCAGGCAGACTTGTGGTGTAATTAAGTGTGTGGAGTGTAGACAGAAAGCTGCCAAAGACCTAGCCTTTTTAGAGTAGCTGTGGTCCTTAGCAGCTAGGCCAAGGTGTCCCTTATTTTCATTGTTGTTTCCTTAGTTTTTATTAAAACAAAATGACAACATAGCCAGGCACCGTATCttatattgtttgtttttgttacGCATTTGTATGACTTCAACTTGAAGAAGACACCCAAATACAATTTTCAGAAAAGGTCCCAGGTTATTGGCTTGATATTGGTATGAATAACAGTCTGGTGTTGTATTCAAGGTGTGTTACCCTTTTGGTGTGTGTGGAGCTAGAGGTCTACTGTGGGATGATGGCAACAGTTCTAAAACAAAGTCTGCTCTATGTTACACATTTCTTTCAACAATAGAAAGCATACCACTTTCTCTTTGCAGCTTTTGGGATGAAGTCTTTTGCAGTTTTTGTCAAACAAAACAAAGATAGTATCTTGTTGAGCTCACCATTGTCAGATCGAAGCTTTTTTGGCATTTTCTTTGCAGGATTTGCATTATATTTCACCCTGATTCTCTGTATGGTGACAAATGCAGTAGATGTATTGTATATGCAAGCTCCATAGAGAACAACACATTTGCAGTTTTTCCCCCTCTAGGATTTTTAGCATGTGGTTATTTTAGCAACAAGGTTTTGTATAGATAGAAATGGACCCAAAGTTAAAGTATGACCAAGATGGTTATGTAAGTCAAAGAATAATGACAGGGACTCTTATGTCAAGCTGAACAAAATGCTGTAACACTTTAGGAAGAAAGTATACACACGCTTTCATAACACCTTTTATGAAACCTTCCATAACCAGTCACTAGCCTGCGGATATTGTTGCACTCGCTTTGTCTAGGGGTCCTAagcctagttacatggtctgtaacctgagtGAATGGGTGCATTTATGTGACAAATCAGCGTTTGAGGCGGCAGGTAGGTCAGTAACAGAAAGgacgctggttcaaatccctgagccgactaggtgaaaaatctgttgatttgccattgagcaaggcacttaaccataattactcctgtaagttgctctggataagagcgtctgctaaaagaCTGAAATGGAAATATAATAGTACCTATATTAGTGTTGCAGTATCATTCATaacattcataacacatttattCAACATCAGCCTCATGTTCACCCCCTTCAAGCAAAGTGTTACCCAAACCGCTGCCCGGCCTAGAACAAATAAAAGTTCTTACTCAGTTTATTTTACTCATAATAACAGACACAGAAGTGCAGTGCTGAGACCAAAATTAATAAATCCATTCAATTATTTTGGTCAATGAATGTGAACAAAGTTGCAGGGTACATTTTAAGTTATCTGTAATGACCTGTTCTGTATTTCCATAATTACTTTGTAATGTGTTTTAATATTATTAAAAGAAATCAATTGGTGTTGGTTGGTGGTGTGGTTTGGTTTGGCGGTTGGGAGTGCATTAGTCATGTTCTGTGGAGGAGATccaaaggaggagatggagacggATGGATCGGCCACACCCTCTAAAAGCCCCCTTCCAACATCACCAAGCTCTATCCTGGAACCCGCTAGGCTCCTCAAACTGAACTCTGtccctcaaagccagttccactgtgttttttaattgttcccctctaatcagggactgatttatacCTGGGACACACCAcctctcaaacttttacagatgcacaattgagagtattctgtcgggctgtgtcacagcctggtacggcaactgcactgcccacaactgcaaggctctccagagggtggtgagttctgcacaacgcatcaacgggggcaaactacctgccctccaggacacctacagcacccgatgtcacaggatggcctaaaaggtcatcaaggacaacaaccacccgagccactacctgttcaccctgctatcatccagaaggtgaggtcagtacaggtgcatcaaagctgggaccgagagactgaaaaacatctatctcaaggccttcagactgataaaccatcactaacacagataCAGACTTGAAATACAGACTTTACAGacacctacatacagacttgaaatcatttaCCACTTTAATAAATCGATCACTAATCAATTCAATAATGTAaattgaataatgtttacatatcttgcattactcatctcatgcaTATGCTGTATTTCATACCATCTATTGcgtcttgcctatgctgctcggtcatcactcatccatatatttatatgtatatattcttattctaTCCCTtagttagatttgtgtgtattaggtagttgttgtggaattgttagattacttgttagatattactgcactgtcggaactagaagcacaagcatttcgctacacttgcaataacatctgctaaccatgtgtatatgacaaatacaatttgatttgatttgatttgaggtgggTCCAATTAATTATCTGGTAGAACAGTATACCAGGGCCTATGAGggccggagcctgctggttttatGCTCTACCTGACaatgaattgcacccacctggtttccctggtctaaatcagtccctgattaaggggaacaatgaaaaaatgcagtggcactggcttcgaggtccagagttgagtttgaggggctAACTTTATGTCaaagtcactgaagctggagacttatatccccctcactaactataagcatcagttgtcagagcagcttaccgataaCTGCACCTgtgcacagcccatctgtaaatatcccacccaactacctcatccccatattatttttttgctcttttgcaccccagtatctctacttgcacatcatcatctgcacatctattactccagtgttaatgctacatttgaattatttcgccactatggcctatttattgccttacctccctaatcttactatatttgcaacactgtacatagactttttctattgtgttattgactttacgtttctttatcccatgtgtaactctgtgttgttgtttttgtcgcactgctttgctttctcttggccaggtcgcagctgtaaatgagaacttgttctcaactagcctacctggttaaataaaggtgaaaaaaaaaatgctCCTAAACAAAGAAAGTAAATCATGTCATTATTTTACCACCAGAGAGCAGTAAAGGTCTATTTCATTGCAGGTTGCAGCACTTGATTCAAGAAGGATTGCTTCTGCCTTGTCTTGCATTAAACCTCTTAGATGTAAAGTCCCCTGTTTTGGGGACCTGCGTAGTTCTGGCACCGGTTCCTGGCCGACACCACTTGAAGCTGTCCCTCCTACCACTTCATTCGCTCTTCCGACTGTCCATCAACTACTGGGATAACCCTACATCAgtcactaacaacacatatgcgtGGAATCCACAGTGCAGCAGGAGAAAGTGGTTTTGTCACTAGCAAGTTCAGAGATCGATTTATAATTGAAATGATGAATGGATTTTTAACAAAAAACAATTTCTGTTTGTCATAGAGGGACAATattaatatgagatgaaaggCGAGTTGCTAACGAGTCCAGGAAGCCAAGATAGAGCTCTGTTAGACAACTAGAGCTCCGTGAGAATTTCACAGTGATGGGGGCTGACGTTTTGATCAAGACAGACCTTTAGAacatatgcacattttctctaacactaaacatacaaatatgtattttacagttataaggagTGTGAAATCTTAGTTCATCATTTTATAATTGGATTATGCTATATTTAAAAAGCATATGTCATTTCAAGCTTTATTCATACAGTTTTTTTGAATAGGAAATACATCATATCAAATATCTCGTGTTTttatcatatttgtactgtgGACTTGAGCTTGTGTCATCAAATTGTCTACACCTCAGCATTGTATaaccattttttttaaaccagaaatgtgagatttgaacctttcttggagtatgcagcattactagttatagtttatggccctctcatgaGAAATCATTCATTTTGAGGTTTACGTggattacatttagttacatttaactggttttaatagagacagcacgAATAGAGTGTCTGGACTCTGccatggcacacagacacacaccccgttaaactccatgtctctgtcacccCCACTGTTCTGTGTGGTTTAATCCCTCCCGTCATGGGACGTATCCCTGAAGGGTGTGGGGCTTCTCGCTGTGCATTGCTGACATGGCACCTGGGTCCCGCTGGTTATTATATGAGATGTCTTCCTTGCTCTGAACTGTCAGAGTGTCTGAGGGGTGGGCAGGGGAGAAGATCTGGTGTCATGTAGGCAAGAGAATGCTTGCCAAACCTCCCGTTTTGCGTGcgtgagcgttgcaaaataaatgtacacatacgaTCCTATCAACCAAACAGCTCGCGCGCGTCAACGGGCATCTGCATCGCCAGGCACAAAAAATGTTTGACACGTGATGCGTTTTTAagtccctcctctcccatctaCTCAGTTTTTTATGAGCATATAACCGTGTGGGTGATTTAAAAGACGAaagaggtccacactccagtccagttggtggcggtaatgcaccttaaagttggtttcCAATCGCAATATAAAATCTACAGATGATGAAGAATAAGAAAGATGTTAGAGAGGAGATTAATCAGAGAAAACTAACTGCGGGTTCTGAGTCAACCAGCACATCACTAAACAGGAGCCAGACCTGTTTGTGCCTTCTAGCTATAGGAGttataggggagagtggggtaagttgagcggTTTttgacattcagcatcactccatcAGGGGGAATATAGTATTATTTCTAAGAaggatatatacatatatttcaggatgttgtgtatccctggaaataatcagaaatCATGTAAACATTActgttttgaaaacatagcttgttcAAAAAAAGTGGTgtcttggcacaacttaccccACATTTCCATAGTGAattaaatattaccactacctttcttcccaaacacaattcaacacaacacTTTTTTTGTCTTTTAATCTATTGAATAATCTTTTGACATAGGCTTAACATCTAGTAATCTCTTTGcactttttttttacacaacaataggccaggccctgttgttacctcatatcccagcgatAATGCATTGCATGATGCCTGGTAAcaaaacacttcaatttgctaAACTTTTCAATGgctcaaccattggctcaacttatgCCATGGTGATTGGCTCAATTGACCCCAAGGCAAATATTTTGACTATATTAGACCACACAgatacaaggatgcactttcatacTAGGTTTcagacctcatattgaagcttatcGAGACCCCACTATCATCCTCGTGCCCAAGACAGGgaaagtaactgaactaaatgactactgacccttAGCACTAGCtttcgtcatcatgaagtgctttgagagtctaGTCAAAGACcacttcacctcctccctccccgacACACTCAACCCTCTCCAATTCGCCTACCACCCTGACAGATCCACCTGGACAAACGTAGAGcatatgtgaggatgctgttcgTCGATTACAGCTCtgccttcaataccatagtgccatCTAAGATCACCTcaaagctcagggccctgggactgaactcctccctgtgcaactgagtCCTGGACTTTCTTACaggtaggcaacattacctcTTCTTCACTGACTTTAAATACAGGGGCCCCACATGTGTGagtcctcagtcccctcctgtactccctgtatacccatgactgcgtggccttACACAGTTACAACTCCATCATCGCTGACGacacgacgagacagcctacagggaggaggtaggcactctgacGGCATATTGCCAGGTAAACAAACTCACCCTCAATGTAAAAAGAACAAAGGacctgattgtggacttcaggaggaaccaggctggGCATTCCCCCATCCTCATAAATAAAGAGGACCACAGAGGAGACGGTAAAaaacttcaagttcctcagcgtataCATCTCAGAGGAGCTGAAATGGTCAAACCACACGGATaccatggtgaagaaggcacgtcagtgactcttcaacctcaggatgctgaagaaatttggcctcGGGCCCCGAGGTCCCTCACAGTGTTCTATAggagcaccattgagagcatactgtcgggctATAGCACAGCCTGTTATGGCAACTCAACCACCAaggaccgcaaggtgctacaagGGGTAGTACACTCACCCGAACGCACCATtgggtgcacactgcctgccctccaggacatcaagtgtcacaggaaggccaagaagatcaccAGGGACCCCAGCCAtccgagccatggcctgttctccctgttccATCACCCAGATGCCGGGCAGTATAGGAGCATCATGGCAAAACTGTGAGACTGGCCAGGAGCTTCTAATCCCAGACCATCtggctgctgaatagccaccactagtcagctacccccccccccccccccacagaggATCCTGTCATGAGGTGTCTGGCAACAACgaggtgtgtgtgttaactctctATTGTCTAGCGTTTCAGCAGGAGGATGATGCTAACACTAAACTAGCAACAATGCGATTATttagaaagcacacacacacacatatgcacacacacacacacgcacacacacacacacacacacacacacacacacacacacacacacacacacacacacacacacacacacacacacacacacacacacacacacacacacacacacctgtggtaa
This genomic window from Oncorhynchus clarkii lewisi isolate Uvic-CL-2024 chromosome 32, UVic_Ocla_1.0, whole genome shotgun sequence contains:
- the LOC139392214 gene encoding glucocorticoid modulatory element-binding protein 1-like isoform X1 — translated: MAQTEVTTVSMGDLMVMRAAEEDDGDDNESKTQVILQLQPITASMDESGEADTAVVAVESHPETTVDGEDVELGYPITCGECKAVLLVKKFVCPGINVKCVKYEDQLISPKQFVHMSGKATLKDWKRAIRMGGVMLRKMMDSGQLDFYEHNTLCTNTCRSTKFDLLINNTRFPPDGSGLTTPTSSQAQVVIGNGGHVAMTTEERSEVLTGTVDWSSGAVAVETTEKKETSEISEETLNFWRGIADVGLMGEVVDNIRTELLEMLRGVQLRSEQAAMQDADSCLVEVAVLSNLAQVFGLLDSVKHILSVRREQTDPGEEQVLSTLTNLEMQLEEQRRQQHVRAQLCHPQPLNNISHTPGGKPTKPKAKRPRLQRPASTTTLTSSPSQPQTATLQPQQFTILSPISFSSMGQPFSLSGLPMATLGQQNNTVTLHTLPAGSQTFTRYITTMVGADGKTETLTLHPSQGLTLVGTTLQDPSQLGGTMMSPVELVQLTQGGVTDGGEMMVEQPMGQVVEMGMVQEGLVEGVEDKSQAHTTVIEIDPAPGDHDQTMGAVMELQLAQEGEAEAGEEDSAVVVHAGMEVTMVSEGEGGEEMVMQGESEDAQGEVLEAGQQSQVEGVQLDANGQISGLRIMVIEEETQEEDKDK
- the LOC139392214 gene encoding glucocorticoid modulatory element-binding protein 1-like isoform X2 yields the protein MAQTEVTTVSMGDLMVMRAAEEDDGDDNESKTQVILQLQPITASMDESGEADTAVVAVESHPETTVDGEDVELGYPITCGECKAVLLVKKFVCPGINVKCVKYEDQLISPKQFVHMSGKATLKDWKRAIRMGGVMLRKMMDSGQLDFYEHNTLCTNTCRSTKFDLLINNTRFPPDGSGLTTPTSSQAQVVIGNGGHVAMTTEERSEVLTGTVDWSSGAVAVETTEKKETSEISEETLNFWRGIADVGLMGEVVDNIRTELLEMLRGVQLRSEQAAMQDAEVAVLSNLAQVFGLLDSVKHILSVRREQTDPGEEQVLSTLTNLEMQLEEQRRQQHVRAQLCHPQPLNNISHTPGGKPTKPKAKRPRLQRPASTTTLTSSPSQPQTATLQPQQFTILSPISFSSMGQPFSLSGLPMATLGQQNNTVTLHTLPAGSQTFTRYITTMVGADGKTETLTLHPSQGLTLVGTTLQDPSQLGGTMMSPVELVQLTQGGVTDGGEMMVEQPMGQVVEMGMVQEGLVEGVEDKSQAHTTVIEIDPAPGDHDQTMGAVMELQLAQEGEAEAGEEDSAVVVHAGMEVTMVSEGEGGEEMVMQGESEDAQGEVLEAGQQSQVEGVQLDANGQISGLRIMVIEEETQEEDKDK